From the Equus przewalskii isolate Varuska chromosome 19, EquPr2, whole genome shotgun sequence genome, one window contains:
- the LOC103540143 gene encoding HLA class II histocompatibility antigen, DO alpha chain isoform X1 codes for MVFSGGLVLGLHTLMTLLSPQEAEAIKADHMASYGPAFYQSYGASGQFSHEFDGEQLFSVELKKREAAWRLPEFGDLTRFDPQNGLASIAMIRVHLEVLVERSNRTRAINVPPRVTILPKSRVELGQPNVLICIVENIFPPVINITWLRNGQTITEGVAQTSFYSQPDHMFRKFHYLTFVPSADDFYDCKVEHWGLAEPFLRHWEPQVPILPPDITETLICVLGLAIGLVSFLVGTILLIISTCLSGAPRRRGPGRLGKESR; via the exons ATGGTCTTCAGTGGGGGGCTGGTCCTGGGACTTCACACCTTGATGACCCTCCTGAGCCCCCAGGAAGCTGAGGCCATCAAGG CCGACCACATGGCCTCCTATGGACCAGCCTTCTACCAGTCCTATGGCGCCTCGGGTCAGTTCTCCCATGAGTTTGATGGGGAGCAGCTGTTCTCTGTGGAACTGAAGAAGAGGGAGGCTGCCTGGCGTCTGCCTGAGTTCGGCGACCTCACCCGCTTTGACCCGCAGAATGGCCTGGCCAGCATCGCGATGATCAGAGTCCATCTGGAAGTCTTGGTGGAACGCTCCAACCGCACCAGAGCCATCAACG TGCCTCCAAGAGTGACCATACTCCCCAAGTCTCGAGTGGAGCTGGGCCAGCCCAACGTCCTCATCTGCATTGTGGAAAACATCTTCCCCCCTGTGATCAACATCACCTGGCTGCGTAATGGTCAAACAATCACCGAGGGGGTGGCCCAGACCAGCTTTTATTCCCAGCCTGACCACATGTTCCGCAAGTTCCACTACCTGACCTTCGTTCCCTCAGCTGATGACTTCTATGACTGCAAGGTGGAGCACTGGGGCCTGGCAGAGCCGTTCCTCAGGCACTGGG AGCCTCAGGTGCCTATCCTGCCGCCAGACATCACAGAGACTCTGATCTGTGTCCTTGGCCTGGCCATTGGCCTGGTGAGCTTCCTCGTGGGCACCATCCTCCTCATCATAAGCACATGTTTGTCCGGTGCCCCCAGGCGCAGAGGCCCTGGGCGTCTGGGGAAGGAAAGTAG GTAA
- the LOC103540143 gene encoding HLA class II histocompatibility antigen, DO alpha chain isoform X2 — protein sequence MHEIDTVSSLSLALNSPDAADHMASYGPAFYQSYGASGQFSHEFDGEQLFSVELKKREAAWRLPEFGDLTRFDPQNGLASIAMIRVHLEVLVERSNRTRAINVPPRVTILPKSRVELGQPNVLICIVENIFPPVINITWLRNGQTITEGVAQTSFYSQPDHMFRKFHYLTFVPSADDFYDCKVEHWGLAEPFLRHWEPQVPILPPDITETLICVLGLAIGLVSFLVGTILLIISTCLSGAPRRRGPGRLGKESR from the exons ATGCATGAGATTGATacagtttcttctctctccctggcccTGAACTCACCCGATGCAGCCGACCACATGGCCTCCTATGGACCAGCCTTCTACCAGTCCTATGGCGCCTCGGGTCAGTTCTCCCATGAGTTTGATGGGGAGCAGCTGTTCTCTGTGGAACTGAAGAAGAGGGAGGCTGCCTGGCGTCTGCCTGAGTTCGGCGACCTCACCCGCTTTGACCCGCAGAATGGCCTGGCCAGCATCGCGATGATCAGAGTCCATCTGGAAGTCTTGGTGGAACGCTCCAACCGCACCAGAGCCATCAACG TGCCTCCAAGAGTGACCATACTCCCCAAGTCTCGAGTGGAGCTGGGCCAGCCCAACGTCCTCATCTGCATTGTGGAAAACATCTTCCCCCCTGTGATCAACATCACCTGGCTGCGTAATGGTCAAACAATCACCGAGGGGGTGGCCCAGACCAGCTTTTATTCCCAGCCTGACCACATGTTCCGCAAGTTCCACTACCTGACCTTCGTTCCCTCAGCTGATGACTTCTATGACTGCAAGGTGGAGCACTGGGGCCTGGCAGAGCCGTTCCTCAGGCACTGGG AGCCTCAGGTGCCTATCCTGCCGCCAGACATCACAGAGACTCTGATCTGTGTCCTTGGCCTGGCCATTGGCCTGGTGAGCTTCCTCGTGGGCACCATCCTCCTCATCATAAGCACATGTTTGTCCGGTGCCCCCAGGCGCAGAGGCCCTGGGCGTCTGGGGAAGGAAAGTAG GTAA